The Desulfovibrio sp. genome segment TCGCCTCTGCCAGCCCCCTGCTGCGGGGTATACTGCTTGGGGCGGAAGACTTTACGGCTGCCATGGGCGCGCAACGCACGGCAGAAGGGGCAGAGATCGCCTACGCCCGTTCGCGTCTGCTCACGGCCTGCAAGGCTGCGGGCGTGCTGGCCATTGATACACCCTTTCCCTTTGTTTCCGACCTTGAGGGGCTGGAAAAAGACGCGGCCTTTGCCGTGCAGCTTGGCTTTGACGGCAAGGCCGTTATTTCGCCCCACCATGTGCACCGGGTCAACCGCGCCTTTGTGCCCGCGCCGGAAAAAATCAACTGGGCAAAGCGCGTTATGGCCGCCGCCCGGCTGGCCGAAGCCGAAGGCAAGGGCGCTGTTTCACTGGACGGCATGATGATTGACCTGCCCATTATCAAAAGGGCGGAACGCATACTGCTTTTGGCCGATGTCTAAAGGGGGCGCAGCCATGAAAAACAAGTTTATCGCAACTATTGCCGATGCCCTGCGCCAGTGCGGCATTGCCGACGGCATGACGCTGTCGTTCCACCACCACCTGCGCAACGGCGACCATGTGGTCAACATGACCATGGACGCCGTGGCCTCGCTGGGCATCAAAAATATCACCGTGGCCTGCTCGTCGATGTTTCCCGTGCACGAACACCTTGTGCAGCACATCAAGAG includes the following:
- a CDS encoding CoA ester lyase — encoded protein: MRNRTFLFMPGNNPGMLASAQCLGADVVIFDLEDAVARQEKDAARNLVSHALKELRPQGVGITVRINGLDTPFWQADMEAVVEARTNFVMVPKMERAEEVQQVAEAIEAARRKFGVQEKVEALVIVETPMGLENVYAIASASPLLRGILLGAEDFTAAMGAQRTAEGAEIAYARSRLLTACKAAGVLAIDTPFPFVSDLEGLEKDAAFAVQLGFDGKAVISPHHVHRVNRAFVPAPEKINWAKRVMAAARLAEAEGKGAVSLDGMMIDLPIIKRAERILLLADV